ACAGGCATAACAAAACAACATTCCGTTCAGAAAGTTCTGTGCAGAGAATCGCGAAAATCCTGTCGTCATTTTCCTTACGTTTTAATGAGCCATATCTTGGCACGAAGATTATTAAATCGTCGCTGTGCTTTGGAAAGACggtttattctgtttttcattttttttttcatggaaaatacgGATATTTTCGTTTTAGGCTAATTTTGAATCACCTTTTCCGTATATGGGTCCAGcatgaaaagtaattttacacCGACTTATCGAAAAGAATTATACGCAAATGTTAACGAAGAAGCGTAATATGAacaccaaatacacacacacacacacacacacacattatatatatatatatatatacatacatattgttcaTACCAGTGTCTTTCAGTTCACTAAACATGCACAACGAGCCACTACAAGATACAGAATAATCTAAGCggacgaatgttttttttttcctctttttttcttcaggCTCGGTGTGAAACGTTCCATCTGCGCCAACATCATTTTTTAAGGTGCTATATaacaagattaaaatatttttattgtttaatttttcctgcACCTCAAGCACTGCGTTGTGCCAAAGCCTTTAGTATAAAAGAGACAACTTATCCTCTCCGACTTCAGTGATCTGCTCGCAAAGCCTTACGCCCTGCAACTGTGATCTTCTTGCAACGCCTTCATCATGAAATACGTCTTGTTACTCGTCCTAGGCCTTGCTGTTGCCTGTATGGCTCAGCTTCCTTGCAGTAAGTTGCAAAAGAGTGGCAATGCATTCTTGCTTGAATTCTTTCTTTGTGCAGATGAGAAACTGTTCTTTTTCGCAGGTTTCCGTCAGATGGGTTGTCAATGGACTCTTGCTTATAAAAGTcagcttttttatttcttgctttgtATATCTTAACTAATACTtgtaaaatgtcaatgaaatctCTTCATACTTACGGCAAATTCTTGATTGGTTACAACGCAAAAACAAAAATGCCCATTGATTTTCGCTTTATGTATCAATTCTTGTGTACATCTCCGAAACTTACACTCTGAAGTTCTCAATGAAATGTTTATATGACCAATTCTTGTGTGATTTGTTGTTTGTTCATCTAAGGAGCATGTTTTTACACAGGGAGAGTTAGAGGTTGGTTTCAAGTCAAGAAGATACTCAACTTAAGTCTCGTAACTTTGAGTAAACCatcgtttgattttttttttatttctgcacatGTAAGgtacttttccttttcctggCTTCAAGTCAGAAGAATAGAGATGATGACAGGGAGCCTCTGTTCTGATGTGGATTTTTGCTCGATTTCTATGATCTTtgccagatagtgacccccaataaagttctggggtcgttatctaggactaatatttcttggggtcattatctttatgatatttacagtcttttgtttgtttttactgtaatccccaacggccttgtactaaacacgcagcaaaggtgAATATATACCGGGTTCAAACGCTTGGGGGTTACTATCTCGGAAAGATCCGATCTCTATCAATTTTCTTTTgcgaaaatttgtttttatatttgaagaaaGCGTATTATTGAAACGGAGCCATGCTCTCCAGTGGAATGACTTTCTTGGTGAATGGCGTGGTTAATGccctttaagttttctgtactggGGGaacatccacgattcagcagtttaagtgTGTATGGAGCAgtaatatttgtcttttctttttctggagtCTCCCAGCTTTTAGGGACATAGtctaatgttttgtgtgtgtgtgtatgtatgtatgtatatatatatagtatatatatatatatatatatatatatatatatatatatatatatatatatatatatatatatatatatatatatatatatatatatgtataatatatatataatatatatttatatatatacaaaatgtactaTATATAACCAAGTAATTCCATAACACGTTTTCCCTTGCACAAAATATAGGACAAATAACTGCTAAATATGAGATTCTTGCTAATCTTTTCTATTCCCTTGCTGAAGACTATTCTTTTCCCTAGAGGTTGAACAGCATActtccaaaattaatttttatccacTGTGTTTACAAATGCGTTTCAACTCGTCATTTTCTGGTCACTAAAACAAATCCACGGTTCTGGTGCCGAAGTCAATTCAAaacggtaaaaaataaataagaaaattaaatcacaatCACAGTAAGCGTTTTATGCCCGCTCAGCAATATAAATAAGCACTCATTGCAGGTTAGGTCGGTGAACTGTAACAAGTAATTCAACGGGATagtagatttaaaataaaaaatgttattatatagGTACTGAGCTTGTATACGTTCGGAGCTGATTTACAAAACACTTACATAATATAAAACGTAGAATACTAAATAAGATGTCATTTTATTAATAGTTTTGATAATTTAGGTACGTCAatcatataagtaaatataagaatatacacttgtatatatcaATCGGCGCAGGAGGCGATGTTGATGTTCACATTTATATACAACAGATGTTTTTGAAATGGACATATTGCCAGGATGAATATCCATCTAACCTAACTTCACTCAACCTAACTCAACCTATTCATCATTGGTCTTTCCGTGGAAAtgtatacttttcttttaatttacaaatttcttttcatttttaatttcttttaatttcctgtctatacTGACATCTAACATTGTATTTTTGACAAGTATAGCTTTTCTTAACTGCTAACGCATGTCATGTCAAGAGACTGGAAGGGGTGTGATGcacaaaattaagtaagcaaaTATTCAATAAGTAATATTCAGGAGTTCACAACCTCCTGTCTGACATGTTTACTGGTAAATGACACACCAGCCCTTCCCAAGTAGCGAATTTTCTAAGCCGGGATATGTGCCATTACTGGGTTACAAAGTTTCTAcaattattcaataaatattatgcatGAGTTTTCTAAGTTGAGATATTTGCCATTATTTGGTTagaaagttcattttctttattggaaATGTCGGGTAAATGATGTCCTCCTCATCGTTCGAGGTCgatataaattattatcattatacagatgaaatacattcatatggaacaagcccaccagaggccattgacttaaaattcaggcttccaaagaacaggcgttcatttgaaagaaataacagaaggtaattggaaatacagagaaaggagatcagttattagaaaagtaaaagtaattcaCCAAATTACCAAATCTGTGtaacacgtacatatatacagtacatatatacacaaacacatatttctACATGCATGTAAATTGTCCATGCGCGCTTCTCAACTTACTAAATTTGACAACCCTTACACCAAGAAAGCAACACATGATAATGAATATTTGAAGTGGGTTAATGAACTTCTTGGGGCCTTTAACTTAAACTTGCTATATATTTCGACTGTGCATTTGTCAAATCTAGGGGATCCTAACAAAGAAGTACAGTACTTAGTTTGTACTGAATTCTAAGTATAGATTTGGAATGATTTCTTTATCATTGGTTAAAGTGGAACACTTTGGTGATTATCGGTTCATTTTCTCAATAAATGTAAACTCAGGTCACTTAGATGATTAATATTTGTGATACTGTAATGATCATGCATTCAAGTTTATCAGGGCTAGAAATAGCAATGagctttattatttgtttaaacaTCTAAATCATATGCCTACTCATTCTCTTTGTTCTTCAAGTCCCCAGCAAACCCAAAGACCTCCGCATCGGGTACATAAGCGCCCACGAAATCAGCATAGAATTCACCGACCCTGACGACATCGACCGATGCCCCGTCGTGGGTTACCACCAGCAAATCGAGAAGGTCGAGGAGGTAGGACAGACGGTTCAGATCAGCTCCCAGACACCGTCAGACCAGTCGCACCACCACACTTTCATGTTCCTCAGCGCTAACACCCTCTACAAGATAACCGTCACTTCCATCGCTCAGTTCGATATGGCCTCCCTCCCGGCTACCATTGAGGCTGAGACGCTTCGTAACTAAAGTACCCCACCCACAGCCCTCACTTCCCCTGTGGGGATGATCTTACACCCTGCAATAATTGAAGGGGAGAGTCGTCCCCCAGGCCGACACTGCTCAAACTCGGTGCAATATAAAATGCCACAATAATAAAGACTAATAACAACAAATTGTCTGTTCGACTGATTCAACCTGACCTGCTTAAGTCAAATGTGGAGGATATAAGGAAAGCGAATTCTACAACTGTTATGAAATATGTTATAAGAAAAGCAAATTATGTCCATATCCTTTCTCATGTGGGAAACAACTTTTATGAGTCCATGTTGTAAAGAAGGCAAATTTTGCCCCAGTCCTTTCCCAAATGGAGTTTCGACGATAATTGTCCCATTGTCGCTTGCAAATGACCTcaaagtacatttattttttcctttccattatgTATAAAGGAACGAAACTAATACTCAAAAGGggtataataaagaatgaaaagtgtTATCCAAATGATAACTTCAATAAGTACACTTGCTGTAGCTGATTTTTGATGGTTTCAAAAGTTACTCAGTTACATTTACTAAAAGCTTCCATTTAGGACTACTACACATTAAAAACTAATAGTATTAGCATAATGTacatcacaattattattattattattattattattattattattattattattattattattagcattattataattattcagaagatgaatcctattcatatggaacaagccaaatggggccattgacttgaaattcaagattccaaagaatacggtgttcatttggaacaaataacagaaggtaataggaaatacaaaatgtatattgtcgacttttcacagaaataaaactgTTACAGTCCAGTCACAACATTCTCAAAAGGCCAGAGGAAggtaatttgtaaatttatttagaGAAATACTGACGGATTTTGTAAACGTGTATTTTCTTATGGAAGTTAATTTGGTCACCAAACCTTTACGTATTATCCGTTACCAAAAGCATTTCACTGACGGTACATTCGACAAGGAACAATATAATGTAGTGAAgtggaaaaaattactttaaaggaATCTACTTCTTAAGAGAGACAAGCAGTGCAAAAAGCTCGTGCAAACATGAAAAATGTCAAgcgtaaatatttcttatttctggTATCAATAGCCTTCAATGGAAGCCCAACTTGTGCGTTAGCTTCTCATTCAATGCCAGCGTACCAGCGCAGCTAAATATGACGGTAAAATTCATAcaaaccttgcaattgcactgCATCTATGTTATATCAAGCATACTGAGTACGATTCGATTATGTAAGTCCATTGCTTCCAGGATGTCAGTAAATGTCAGTAAAACTGTTACGTAAAGCTTATTCCTTATCTTGGACTCTTGTCTTGGAAAAACAATTACCAACTAGCAAAGAATAAATCTAATGTAAAAACAATTACCaattataatataatactaatctaatgtatatatatatatatatatatatatatatatatatatatatatataacaattacctTCAAAATAGCTATAGTGTGATTAACTACGAAAGGACTAGCTTACATAACAATAAACTATATAATTAATTGCAATGGCAATTTCTCTGAGCACAAGAGTACTGTctgtatacctatgtatataaaCTTATCGTTGAAAAAGATCTTTCATCGGATATTTTTCCTACAAAATGCAAAGAGGCCCCtacctctttttttatatatttttaccatatCTTTCGTCTGACAAAGATGTGGTTAGCCATTATGGAGTACCCATTGACAGCTGAATGGTTTCCAGGATACGAAAGGGTTACccaatttttgtcttttaatacaGCCGCTGCTGTTGGCATACAAGTGATTGatcgaatagaatagaatagaataaaatatagaatttaggtcaaaggccaagcgctgggatctaagaggtcattcagcgctgagacggaaattgacagtaaaaagctttgaaaggtgtaacaggaggaaaatctcgcagctgctcTATAAATCAATCACTAGTTGTGGGCGGGGGAagcgtaagatgg
The sequence above is drawn from the Macrobrachium rosenbergii isolate ZJJX-2024 chromosome 15, ASM4041242v1, whole genome shotgun sequence genome and encodes:
- the LOC136846578 gene encoding uncharacterized protein, whose amino-acid sequence is MKYVLLLVLGLAVACMAQLPCIPSKPKDLRIGYISAHEISIEFTDPDDIDRCPVVGYHQQIEKVEEVGQTVQISSQTPSDQSHHHTFMFLSANTLYKITVTSIAQFDMASLPATIEAETLRN